One genomic segment of Cygnus olor isolate bCygOlo1 chromosome 20, bCygOlo1.pri.v2, whole genome shotgun sequence includes these proteins:
- the RPL23A gene encoding 60S ribosomal protein L23a — protein sequence MAPKAKKEAVPPKTEAKAKALKAKKAVLKGVHSHKKKKIRTSPTFRRPKTLRLRRQPKYPRKSAPRRNKLDHYAIIKFPLTTESAMKKIEDNNTLVFIVDVKANKHQIKQAVKKLYDIDVAKVNTLIRPDGEKKAYVRLAPDYDALDVANKIGII from the exons ATGGCGCCCAAGGCGAAGAAGGAGG CCGTGCCTCCGAAGACAGAGGCGAAAGCCAAGGCGCTGAAGGCCAAGAAGGCCGTCCTGAAGGGGGTCCACAGccacaagaagaagaagatcCGCACGTCGCCCACCTTCCGGAGGCCCAAGACCCTGCGCCTGAGGCGGCAGCCCAAGTATCCGCGGAAGAGTGCCCCACGGAGAAACAA GCTTGACCATTACGCCATTATCAAGTTCCCTTTGACAACAGAATCGGCGATGAAGAAGATAGAGGACAACAACACTCTGGTTTTCATCGTCGATGTCAAGGCAAACAAGCACCAGATCAAGCAGGCAGTGAAGAAGCTGTATGACATCGACGTGGCCAAAGTCAACACGTTGATCAG GCCTGACGGGGAGAAAAAGGCTTATGTCCGACTGGCTCCAGATTACGATGCGCTGGATGTAGCCAACAAG ATTGGAATCATCTAA